In Haloimpatiens massiliensis, the following are encoded in one genomic region:
- a CDS encoding helix-turn-helix transcriptional regulator, translating to MLPYSEYSKSRKLLEMFRLIKSGEVTSKEELSNIFEVSTKTIGNYKRELEEEWDTEIVYNKSESRYIIEREGILGLLKSTQPITADDVNLILATLVESQNFMETKINIIKNGLLGILPEEESEKLSKMFHTEKSDKCNDQHIVFNLNKIRRAITDEKKIEFTYRSAVGNHKTHKIIPYSFACEFGKYYIIGKPEDKEKLVHFRLDRIGKMNILDEPGLKSDEFNVYKYLKKTWYMYGGEEIIVRVKFNKEFYNVVTEKNMIEGRLLEQGEDYFIYEFLANGTLGIKLWLLGFGADAEVLEPRELREEFKKISRDMMNLYYTK from the coding sequence GTGCTTCCATATTCTGAATATAGTAAATCAAGAAAATTATTAGAAATGTTTAGATTGATTAAGTCAGGAGAGGTAACTTCAAAGGAAGAGCTTTCCAATATATTTGAAGTATCAACTAAGACTATTGGAAATTATAAAAGAGAATTAGAAGAGGAATGGGATACAGAAATAGTATACAACAAGAGTGAATCTAGGTATATTATAGAACGAGAAGGGATATTAGGATTATTGAAGTCAACGCAACCTATTACCGCAGATGATGTAAATCTAATATTAGCTACCTTAGTTGAATCTCAAAATTTTATGGAAACGAAGATAAATATAATAAAAAACGGATTATTGGGTATTCTTCCAGAGGAAGAATCAGAGAAACTAAGCAAAATGTTTCATACTGAGAAATCAGATAAATGTAATGATCAACATATAGTTTTTAATTTAAATAAGATTAGACGAGCTATAACAGATGAAAAAAAGATAGAGTTTACCTATAGATCTGCTGTTGGAAATCATAAAACTCATAAAATAATTCCTTATAGCTTTGCATGTGAATTTGGCAAGTATTATATAATAGGAAAACCAGAGGATAAGGAAAAACTTGTACACTTTAGGTTAGATAGGATAGGAAAAATGAATATCTTAGATGAGCCAGGGCTAAAAAGTGATGAGTTCAATGTGTACAAGTATTTAAAAAAGACTTGGTATATGTACGGTGGAGAAGAGATAATAGTAAGGGTTAAATTTAATAAAGAGTTTTATAATGTGGTAACAGAGAAAAACATGATTGAAGGTAGATTGCTTGAGCAGGGTGAGGATTATTTTATATATGAATTTTTAGCTAATGGAACTTTAGGAATAAAATTATGGTTATTAGGATTTGGGGCAGATGCAGAAGTATTAGAGCCAAGGGAATTAAGAGAGGAATTTAAAAAAATATCTAGAGATATGATGAATTTATACTATACTAAATAG
- a CDS encoding aspartyl-phosphate phosphatase Spo0E family protein: MFLNPTNDMQCIKQSIENTRLKLYSLLEDPSKNPLDADVIELSQTLDELIVNYLKKSSNYRGDNKVLCR; the protein is encoded by the coding sequence ATGTTTCTCAATCCAACTAATGATATGCAATGTATAAAACAGAGCATTGAAAATACTCGCTTAAAACTCTATAGTCTTCTAGAAGATCCTTCAAAGAATCCCCTAGATGCAGATGTAATAGAGCTTAGCCAAACACTAGATGAATTAATAGTAAATTATTTAAAAAAATCATCTAATTATAGGGGGGATAATAAAGTATTATGTCGTTAA
- a CDS encoding MEDS domain-containing protein, with translation MSLNSVFGSHSAFYYYSKEHLFINLLQYVKNALINKELVYILMDENKFKELSSFFVSQKIPMDNVYFFTDRSFNNITANLNMDDIRNSMCDILNSATNKGFSGIRFISDCSHIISITSRDFFLELDSNLTNLIKNNKMSLLCTYDVYEYIQDSNENHIIGKEIITNSIHSHTHHLKNFKLYEV, from the coding sequence ATGTCGTTAAATAGTGTTTTTGGTTCTCATTCAGCTTTTTACTACTACAGCAAAGAACATTTGTTTATTAATCTATTGCAATATGTAAAAAATGCCTTAATTAATAAGGAGCTTGTTTACATCTTAATGGACGAAAACAAATTTAAAGAACTTTCATCTTTTTTTGTTAGCCAAAAAATTCCAATGGATAATGTTTATTTCTTCACAGACAGAAGCTTTAATAATATTACCGCTAACCTAAACATGGATGATATTAGAAATAGTATGTGTGACATATTAAATTCAGCTACAAATAAGGGTTTTTCAGGAATCAGATTTATTAGTGATTGTTCTCACATAATCAGTATTACATCAAGGGATTTTTTCTTAGAGTTAGACAGTAATCTTACAAATTTAATTAAAAATAATAAAATGTCTTTATTATGCACCTATGATGTATACGAATACATTCAAGATTCTAATGAAAATCATATTATAGGGAAAGAAATTATAACTAACTCCATTCATTCACATACACATCATTTAAAAAATTTTAAACTTTATGAAGTATAA
- a CDS encoding SEC-C metal-binding domain-containing protein — MNKDAMLDLYSKLENKLFNKIKEDYNLKDFLTIMTKEELNEIRKKLELKGISNLKKQELIVELQNGILNSLDNTINKLNNEEKEILKSLVENKGTYLYNEKMVDSLIKYRYSGIVFSGIINNQDKVMIIPQDLILPIKEIILDSPTIEKAKCNKLWIDIIRGLLYYYGVLDIECAHKLTANLCCKKIDFYDYLMEAVSVENPFYKYNSEERIIYLKEVEKPFYIMHQQSKIKSDYLPITMDMVHEVCSDELFGSEKEIYNLLLENPKINESEAREITKKLIIEIRNGRPLKDSLKNLFEFFNFKNLSEANRFINSVSRIYSKTIMWNLKGYTPYEMNKINNNKGTTVIKHNKIGRNDPCICGSGKKYKKCCGAKKTI, encoded by the coding sequence ATGAATAAGGATGCTATGTTGGATTTATATAGCAAACTAGAAAACAAGCTTTTTAATAAAATAAAAGAAGATTATAATTTAAAAGATTTTTTAACAATTATGACTAAGGAAGAACTTAATGAAATAAGAAAAAAACTTGAACTTAAAGGTATAAGTAATTTAAAGAAGCAAGAGTTAATTGTAGAGTTACAAAATGGAATATTGAATAGTCTAGACAATACAATAAACAAACTTAATAATGAAGAAAAAGAAATATTAAAAAGTCTAGTGGAAAATAAAGGAACTTATCTATATAATGAAAAAATGGTAGATAGTCTTATAAAATATAGATATAGTGGAATAGTATTTTCGGGAATTATAAATAATCAAGATAAGGTCATGATAATACCGCAGGATTTAATATTGCCTATAAAAGAAATTATTTTAGATTCACCAACTATAGAGAAAGCTAAATGTAATAAATTATGGATTGATATAATAAGAGGTTTACTATATTATTATGGTGTTTTAGATATAGAATGTGCACATAAATTAACTGCAAATTTATGCTGTAAAAAAATTGATTTTTATGATTACCTAATGGAAGCTGTTAGTGTGGAAAATCCATTTTATAAATATAACAGTGAAGAGAGAATTATATATTTAAAGGAAGTAGAAAAACCATTTTATATAATGCATCAACAAAGTAAAATTAAAAGTGATTATTTACCAATAACAATGGATATGGTGCATGAAGTATGTAGTGATGAGTTATTTGGAAGTGAAAAAGAAATATATAATTTATTACTAGAAAATCCAAAGATTAATGAGTCAGAAGCAAGAGAAATTACTAAAAAACTTATTATAGAAATAAGAAATGGGCGGCCTTTAAAGGATTCTTTAAAGAATTTATTTGAATTTTTTAATTTTAAAAATTTGAGTGAAGCTAATAGATTTATAAATTCTGTTAGTAGGATTTATAGTAAAACGATAATGTGGAATTTAAAAGGATATACTCCTTATGAAATGAATAAAATAAACAATAATAAAGGAACTACAGTAATAAAGCATAATAAGATAGGAAGAAATGATCCTTGTATTTGTGGAAGTGGGAAAAAATATAAAAAATGCTGTGGAGCAAAAAAGACCATATGA
- a CDS encoding DUF1904 domain-containing protein: MPQIRTKNIKKNHLQLMCKNMIDELQDLIGCPRNYFTIECLNTEFITDGEIPSNYPFIQVDWFDRGQDIKDKSAKIITKYVHEAGYEDVDIIFNSLNTEDYYENGEHF; this comes from the coding sequence ATGCCACAAATAAGAACTAAAAATATAAAAAAAAATCATTTACAATTAATGTGCAAGAATATGATAGATGAACTTCAAGATTTAATCGGTTGTCCTAGAAATTATTTTACAATAGAATGTTTAAATACGGAGTTTATAACAGATGGAGAAATTCCTTCAAATTATCCTTTTATACAGGTGGATTGGTTCGATAGAGGTCAAGATATAAAGGATAAGTCAGCTAAGATAATAACAAAATACGTTCATGAAGCTGGATATGAGGATGTAGATATTATATTTAATAGTTTAAATACTGAAGATTACTATGAAAATGGAGAACATTTTTAG